In a genomic window of Penaeus vannamei isolate JL-2024 chromosome 38, ASM4276789v1, whole genome shotgun sequence:
- the LOC113828051 gene encoding WAS/WASL-interacting protein family member 3-like, protein MMLRDSEASCGARDGPALARRFGATPLTRTGAGERDPRSAAPRAGPRGGRSRAARGARGAAPGSLRGRGASRAAGRRRCRQQVVGGSSVLFMAAADAAIPRAVGRLRGRCPLPHRPPCPPASPLPSLPALPARLAPALAPPCPWRPARPRALPASLRLRSPDARPALVPCLPALGPVLAPPALGPVLAPPALVPCPRPCPASLPSPPLPSVLPSCPRPCPLAPPALGPALVPCLPALALPTLALPALGPCPHPAPA, encoded by the coding sequence atgatgctaagagATTCTGAGGCGTCCTGCGGCGCGCGAGATGGCCCCGCCCTGGCCCGGCGGTTCGGCGCGACCCCGTTAACTCGAACCGGCGCGGGGGAGCGCGACCCCCGGAGCGCTGCGCCTCGAGCTGGGCCTCGCGGCGGGCGCTCGAGGGCGGCCCGAGGTGCTCGAGGAGCAGCCCCGGGGAGCCTCCGAGGCCGAGGCGCCTCTCGGGCCGCCGGTCGCAGGCGCTGCAGACAGCAGGTGGTAGGAGGCTCCAGCGTTTTATTTATGGCTGCGGCCGACGCTGCCATCCCGCGCGCGGTGGGGCGCCTCCGCGGCCGCTGCCCGCTCCCACACCGCCCTCCCTGCCCGCCCGCCTCGCCCCTGCCCTCCCTGCCCGCCCTGCCCGCCCGCCtcgcccctgccctcgcccctccctgCCCCTGGCGCCCTGCCCGCCCTCGCGCCCTCCCTGCCAGCCTGCGCCTTCGCTCGCCCGACGCACGACCTGCCCTCGTGCCCTGCCTCCCTGCCCTCGGCCCTGTCCTCGCCCCCCCTGCCCTCGGCCCTGTCCTCGCCCCCCCTGCCCTCGTGCCCTGCCCTCGCCCCTGCCCTGcctccctgccctcgccccccctgCCCTCGGTCCTGCCCTCGTGCCCTCGCCCCTGCCCTCTCGCCCCCCCTGCCCTCGGTCCTGCCCTCGTGCCCTGCCTCCCTGCCCTCGCCCTCCCTACCCTTGCCCTCCCTGCCCTCGGCCCCTGCCCTCACCCTGCCCCTGCCTAG